The Streptomyces sp. NBC_01689 genome includes a window with the following:
- a CDS encoding acyltransferase family protein, giving the protein MPGLDGLRGLTALYVVLFHCWLLAFPGFPRNSGPSWLGWLMYGRLAVVLFLTLSGFSLALSAARRGWRSGSLAGFLRRRAWRIVPPYWAALVFSLAVARWVVPASHFGPPTGASVLVYGLVAQDMVTAPTPNGAFWSIGVEAELYLVFPLLLLIRRRLGAVVLLAGVTLLVVAHGLTANGGTPVEGLNGLTPNLAPVFVAGLVGAGVVVASERVRRLPWHWAAALAALPVLALIVVKGPVWTVDHYFWVDLAVVPAMTLLLVAVSTGRPDVLTRLLSTRPVRALGDFSYSLYLVHLPIVMVVVREVAPHVVSAGLPTFWFTLLLGVPASVLGAWLFSEVFEMPFKRNRSWKSLLAEGRSRANGLRRNPRRPLTAED; this is encoded by the coding sequence GTGCCCGGCCTCGACGGACTCCGCGGGCTGACCGCCCTGTACGTCGTCCTGTTCCACTGCTGGCTGCTGGCCTTCCCCGGGTTTCCCCGGAACTCGGGCCCTTCCTGGCTCGGCTGGCTGATGTACGGACGCCTAGCCGTCGTCCTCTTCCTGACGCTGTCCGGATTCTCCCTCGCCCTCTCGGCGGCGCGCAGGGGCTGGCGGTCGGGAAGCCTCGCCGGATTCCTGCGCCGACGCGCCTGGCGCATCGTGCCTCCCTACTGGGCCGCGCTGGTCTTCAGTCTGGCGGTCGCCCGCTGGGTGGTGCCCGCGTCGCATTTCGGGCCGCCGACCGGCGCCTCGGTGCTGGTGTACGGCCTGGTGGCGCAGGACATGGTCACGGCCCCGACGCCGAACGGGGCGTTCTGGTCGATCGGCGTGGAGGCGGAGCTCTATCTGGTCTTCCCGCTCCTCCTGCTGATCCGGCGGCGGCTCGGGGCGGTGGTCCTGCTCGCGGGCGTCACCCTGCTCGTCGTCGCGCACGGCTTGACGGCGAACGGCGGAACGCCGGTGGAGGGCCTGAACGGGCTGACCCCGAACCTCGCTCCCGTGTTCGTCGCCGGTCTGGTCGGCGCGGGCGTGGTCGTCGCGTCGGAGAGGGTCCGGCGCCTGCCCTGGCACTGGGCGGCGGCCCTGGCCGCGCTGCCCGTCCTGGCCCTGATCGTCGTCAAGGGGCCGGTCTGGACGGTCGACCACTATTTCTGGGTGGATCTCGCGGTGGTCCCGGCGATGACGCTGCTCCTCGTCGCGGTCTCCACGGGCAGACCCGACGTCCTCACGAGGCTTCTCAGCACGCGCCCCGTGCGCGCCTTGGGCGACTTCTCCTACAGCCTGTACCTCGTTCATCTCCCGATCGTCATGGTCGTCGTCCGCGAGGTCGCTCCCCATGTCGTGTCGGCGGGGCTGCCCACCTTCTGGTTCACCCTCCTGCTGGGAGTGCCCGCCTCGGTGCTCGGGGCGTGGCTCTTCTCGGAGGTCTTCGAGATGCCCTTCAAACGGAACCGGTCCTGGAAGTCCCTGCTCGCGGAGGGACGTTCACGCGCGAACGGACTGCGCCGGAACCCGCGGCGGCCCCTGACCGCGGAGGACTGA